One window from the genome of Spiractinospora alimapuensis encodes:
- a CDS encoding helix-turn-helix transcriptional regulator: MRADRLVSLVLLLRQRGRLSATELARELEVSTRTVLRDIEALSTAGVPVYAVRGRHGGFALVPGLLRTALTGLNRDEALALLIAGSRRGAQPFGLRSALASAMLKVVDALPRSHRDVAAGVAERLLVDPEADLLSRPLEAEEIPEEILAEVRGAVLHGHRLRIHYAAVDQPPRWRTVDPIGLVSVRDRAYLLATRSGADRTYRLARVTAAETLSEPARRPERVDLGHLWQERSVGFRTGGEQVTVDVRVEPRRREDLVSTALSLWAEEADRDDWLRLEVTFQDARHAEWAVWQLGTDAEALSPSWLRVSLRRRATAIAARYESPS; this comes from the coding sequence ATGCGCGCGGATCGTCTCGTCTCCCTGGTGCTTCTCCTACGCCAGCGCGGGCGGTTGTCGGCGACGGAGCTCGCCCGCGAGTTGGAGGTGTCCACCCGTACCGTGCTGCGGGACATCGAGGCGCTGTCCACGGCCGGTGTTCCGGTGTACGCCGTGCGCGGCCGACACGGCGGGTTCGCCCTGGTGCCAGGGTTATTGCGGACGGCACTCACCGGGCTTAACCGCGACGAGGCCCTCGCTTTGCTGATCGCCGGGTCACGGCGCGGCGCCCAGCCGTTTGGACTGCGCTCAGCGCTGGCTTCGGCGATGCTCAAGGTGGTCGACGCGCTGCCGAGGAGCCATCGAGATGTCGCGGCGGGGGTAGCCGAGAGGCTCCTCGTCGACCCCGAGGCCGACCTCCTCTCGCGGCCATTGGAGGCAGAGGAGATCCCTGAGGAGATCCTCGCTGAGGTCCGCGGTGCCGTACTCCACGGCCATCGGTTGCGCATCCATTACGCGGCAGTGGACCAGCCCCCGCGTTGGAGGACCGTCGACCCCATCGGATTGGTCTCCGTGCGCGACCGCGCCTATTTGTTGGCGACCAGATCGGGAGCGGATCGGACGTATCGGCTGGCCCGCGTGACGGCCGCTGAGACACTCTCCGAGCCGGCACGGCGTCCAGAGCGGGTGGATCTGGGCCACCTCTGGCAAGAGCGAAGCGTCGGGTTCCGTACCGGCGGCGAACAGGTCACCGTGGACGTGAGAGTAGAGCCGCGGCGTCGGGAGGACCTGGTGAGTACCGCGCTCTCCCTCTGGGCGGAGGAGGCAGACCGGGACGATTGGCTCCGGCTGGAGGTGACCTTCCAAGACGCGCGTCACGCCGAGTGGGCGGTGTGGCAGCTCGGGACGGACGCCGAGGCACTGAGCCCCTCGTGGCTGCGGGTCTCCCTGCGCCGACGGGCCACCGCGATCGCCGCGCGCTACGAATCACCCTCCTGA
- a CDS encoding RidA family protein translates to MERTAINPVKWSLEMGFNQGEIVSGSSRTLYCSGQTAMGPDGTPLHVDDMAGQVTLSLDNLEAILHEADMSLSNLVRLNVYTTDVDLLFTHYGLLAARLGAAQVAPTTTMLGVTRLAVAGQMVELEGTTVG, encoded by the coding sequence ATGGAACGAACGGCGATCAACCCGGTGAAGTGGTCGTTGGAGATGGGATTCAACCAGGGTGAAATCGTCTCCGGGAGCTCCCGGACCCTGTACTGCTCCGGACAGACCGCGATGGGGCCCGACGGCACACCCCTGCACGTCGACGACATGGCGGGCCAGGTCACGCTGAGCCTGGACAACCTGGAGGCCATCCTGCACGAGGCCGACATGTCCCTGTCCAACCTCGTCCGCCTCAACGTCTACACCACGGACGTCGATCTCCTCTTCACGCACTACGGCCTCCTCGCCGCCCGCCTGGGAGCCGCCCAGGTCGCCCCCACCACCACGATGCTCGGTGTGACCCGTCTCGCGGTAGCCGGCCAGATGGTCGAACTGGAGGGAACCACCGTGGGGTGA
- a CDS encoding AAA family ATPase: MDGDATSTNPHAPLTITPEFAQALELLHNGSNIFLTGKAGTGKSTLIRRFLSESNRKTVIAAPTGIAALNVDGYTIHRLFSFTPGVTEDTVRGDRYYPARFVKVLRELDTLIVDEASMVRADLFDAMATALERFGPRPGERFGGVQLVLVGDLYQLPPIVRDVEATYITERFGTPYFFSARAFDREHFPTVELNTVFRQLGDTRLVELLNAVREGALLADARVELNTRTRPDFEPATDEFWLTLATTNRIVAKRNSEMLERLDSSPRTFAATCTGETDSFEFPTDKRLEIAVDAQVMLLNNDSSGRWVNGSLGRITAIRQDDDEPVVDVLLRDGGTVEVRPHRWEITRPVITSGGRLEHEVIGSFTQLPLKLAWAITIHKSQGQTLDRVVVDLTGGTFANGQLYVALSRCTSFEGLVLKRDVRPRDLKTDIVIRRFLHGSLDTSQPSGHVCLAVLTVGHEGDRYRPRPVEIALVTDDGDEATTVVNPTSDLYSAQVDYDLFVDDVALAPVLTEAWAALSPLLAGRVPVGVGVDETLGHIDFELKRNGVVEQMPLGTDIPERLLTDGERTALRAPSALERARTLNGIVRRLEVDSPRPAASPSGTPFAKHPRGRGYLQGRLSESSSPADVFTVGGHLSAESDPAMELADLLRDAWERVVDRDARIIARLRDAERHFGVTILPDGVEDLAEVSLSTVLVPGARVCFTGEVVSDRHGAHGRDAMERIARDKGLAISKNVTKTKTDVLVVAQRGTQSGKAKKAAQWGKPVIAADDFLDWVAG; the protein is encoded by the coding sequence ATGGATGGCGATGCCACGTCAACGAATCCTCACGCACCACTCACCATCACCCCGGAATTCGCACAAGCCCTGGAGCTGCTGCACAATGGTAGTAATATCTTTCTGACCGGCAAGGCAGGGACGGGTAAGTCCACGCTTATTCGCCGATTCTTGTCGGAATCGAATCGCAAAACGGTCATTGCCGCGCCGACTGGCATTGCCGCACTCAATGTCGATGGGTACACGATTCATCGTCTTTTCTCGTTTACGCCCGGCGTCACAGAAGACACCGTGCGAGGTGACCGTTATTATCCCGCGCGATTCGTGAAGGTACTGCGAGAGCTCGACACACTCATCGTCGACGAGGCATCGATGGTGCGCGCGGACCTCTTCGACGCGATGGCGACAGCGCTCGAACGCTTCGGCCCGCGACCGGGCGAGCGTTTCGGCGGTGTACAACTCGTTCTCGTGGGCGACCTGTACCAACTGCCGCCCATCGTCCGCGACGTCGAGGCGACCTACATCACCGAACGCTTCGGCACACCGTACTTCTTCTCCGCCCGAGCGTTTGACCGCGAACATTTCCCGACCGTAGAGCTCAATACCGTCTTCCGTCAGCTTGGCGATACCCGCCTTGTCGAATTGCTCAACGCAGTACGAGAGGGAGCCCTGCTGGCGGACGCTCGTGTCGAGTTGAATACCCGCACCCGACCCGATTTCGAACCGGCGACGGACGAATTCTGGCTGACTCTGGCCACCACCAACCGCATCGTCGCAAAGCGCAACTCCGAGATGCTCGAACGTCTCGATTCTTCACCGCGCACCTTCGCCGCGACGTGCACCGGCGAAACCGACTCCTTCGAGTTCCCGACTGACAAGCGCCTCGAGATCGCCGTCGATGCCCAGGTCATGTTGTTGAACAACGATTCTTCGGGGCGCTGGGTCAACGGAAGTCTCGGACGGATCACCGCGATCCGACAGGACGACGATGAGCCGGTTGTCGACGTCCTGCTCCGCGACGGCGGCACGGTGGAGGTACGCCCGCATCGTTGGGAGATCACCCGGCCCGTCATCACGAGCGGCGGTCGCCTCGAACACGAAGTGATCGGCTCGTTCACACAGCTCCCCCTGAAGCTCGCCTGGGCCATCACCATCCACAAGAGCCAGGGGCAGACTCTCGACCGTGTCGTGGTCGACCTCACGGGCGGCACTTTCGCCAATGGGCAGCTCTACGTCGCCCTCAGCCGTTGCACGAGCTTCGAGGGCCTCGTCCTGAAGCGCGACGTGCGCCCGCGTGACTTGAAGACCGACATCGTCATCCGCCGCTTCCTCCACGGGAGCCTCGACACGAGCCAGCCGTCCGGGCATGTGTGTCTGGCCGTGCTCACCGTTGGACACGAAGGCGACCGATACCGTCCTCGACCGGTCGAAATCGCCCTTGTCACCGACGACGGCGACGAGGCCACGACCGTCGTCAACCCCACGAGCGACCTCTACTCCGCGCAGGTTGACTACGACCTCTTCGTCGACGACGTGGCTCTGGCTCCCGTTCTCACCGAGGCGTGGGCCGCGCTCTCGCCCCTCCTGGCCGGACGCGTGCCCGTTGGCGTCGGCGTTGACGAGACTCTTGGCCACATCGACTTCGAGCTCAAACGCAACGGCGTCGTGGAACAGATGCCGCTCGGTACCGATATCCCCGAACGGCTACTGACGGACGGCGAGCGCACCGCTCTTCGCGCCCCGAGCGCTCTGGAGCGTGCCCGGACGCTGAACGGCATCGTGCGGCGCTTGGAGGTCGACTCACCGCGTCCCGCGGCGAGCCCGAGCGGCACCCCTTTCGCCAAACATCCACGCGGACGTGGGTACCTACAAGGACGCCTGAGCGAATCGTCCAGCCCGGCCGATGTCTTCACCGTCGGCGGCCACCTCTCGGCCGAGAGTGATCCGGCCATGGAGCTCGCCGACCTCCTGCGCGACGCCTGGGAGCGCGTCGTCGACCGTGACGCGCGGATCATCGCCAGGCTGCGCGATGCCGAACGGCACTTTGGCGTGACCATCCTGCCTGATGGCGTGGAAGACCTGGCGGAAGTCTCGCTCTCGACAGTGCTGGTCCCCGGAGCACGCGTGTGCTTCACCGGCGAGGTCGTCTCCGACCGGCACGGCGCACACGGCCGCGACGCGATGGAACGCATCGCCCGCGACAAGGGACTCGCGATCTCCAAGAACGTGACCAAGACCAAGACCGACGTGCTGGTCGTCGCGCAGCGGGGCACCCAGTCGGGCAAGGCGAAGAAAGCGGCTCAGTGGGGTAAACCCGTCATCGCCGCCGACGACTTCCTCGACTGGGTGGCCGGGTAG
- a CDS encoding DLW-39 family protein produces MKKLLILVLVALGAFAVYRKIQADRAEIDLWTEAGAASDN; encoded by the coding sequence GTGAAGAAACTGCTGATCCTGGTGCTGGTTGCCCTCGGGGCTTTCGCTGTCTACCGCAAGATTCAGGCCGACCGCGCGGAGATCGACCTGTGGACTGAGGCAGGCGCGGCCAGCGACAACTGA
- a CDS encoding helix-turn-helix domain-containing protein, with protein MTSPTVRRRRLSTELRKQRVRAGLTVNAVAGELEWSPAKLGHIESGIRKWPSIMEVSELLRLYGVTGVKREAILTLARESRLRPWWTEYADVLPLAYVGNEAGAVAIRTYAGIVVPDLLQVPEYTECLARAQGRHGAAVDRVVAGYLKRQEVLEHPTGLRYHAILEEEALQRVAWDSDLLHTQLRHLVTVAERNPGVTIQLIPTAAGPHAGAAGPFSLLEFDGDESALAYLDAAAGGRIEESPGAVARCEAVWERLAELATPAKPTITALRRRALFA; from the coding sequence ATGACGAGTCCCACCGTTCGCCGTCGCCGTCTCTCCACTGAACTGCGCAAGCAAAGGGTGCGTGCCGGCCTCACGGTCAACGCCGTGGCCGGGGAACTGGAATGGTCACCCGCCAAACTCGGCCACATAGAGTCCGGAATCCGCAAATGGCCGTCGATCATGGAAGTGTCGGAACTTTTGCGGCTCTACGGGGTCACCGGCGTCAAGCGGGAGGCCATCCTCACGCTTGCCCGAGAGTCGCGACTGCGTCCGTGGTGGACCGAATACGCCGACGTCCTCCCCCTGGCCTACGTGGGCAACGAAGCGGGCGCGGTGGCCATTCGGACCTACGCCGGGATCGTCGTTCCTGACCTGTTGCAGGTGCCGGAGTACACGGAGTGCCTCGCCCGTGCCCAGGGACGACACGGGGCCGCCGTGGACCGGGTGGTGGCCGGCTACCTGAAACGCCAGGAGGTCCTGGAGCATCCCACCGGCCTGCGCTACCACGCCATCCTCGAGGAGGAGGCCCTGCAGCGTGTCGCCTGGGACTCCGACCTCCTCCACACCCAGTTGCGCCACCTGGTCACCGTCGCGGAGAGGAACCCCGGGGTGACGATCCAGCTCATCCCCACCGCCGCCGGTCCCCACGCCGGGGCGGCCGGACCCTTCAGCCTGCTGGAGTTCGACGGGGACGAGAGTGCCCTCGCCTATCTGGACGCGGCCGCGGGAGGCAGGATCGAGGAGTCACCGGGCGCGGTCGCGCGCTGCGAGGCCGTCTGGGAGCGACTCGCCGAGCTCGCGACACCGGCGAAGCCCACGATCACCGCTCTACGGAGGCGTGCCCTGTTCGCGTGA
- a CDS encoding asparaginase translates to MESSSKNVVVFTLGGTIAMGPQDSGPVVPMLTGDDLVAAIPGIRATDVTVDVVDLKRISSASLGLDDLAALSAAIEERLAEGADGAVVVQGTDTLEETAFLLDLWHTGPQPLVVTGAMRSPAHAGPDGPANLLASIRVAASDTASGEGALVVMNDEIHAARRVLKTHSSSPAAFQSPNGGPLGYVVEGDPRIVNRLERRVAMPRPQSADWPRVGLVTVTLADDGYSLRGAEELDALVVAGFGGGHVPAHLAETLGALAARVPVVLASRTGGGSVMSSTYGFPGSESDLLDRGLIGAGFLAPLKARVLLLALLSVASDGAAISAAFEAIGGMPPRDTEDE, encoded by the coding sequence GTGGAGTCCAGTTCGAAGAATGTCGTTGTCTTCACCCTGGGCGGCACGATCGCCATGGGGCCGCAGGACAGCGGACCCGTTGTCCCCATGCTCACCGGAGACGACCTCGTCGCCGCGATTCCGGGGATCCGCGCCACGGACGTCACCGTGGACGTGGTGGACCTCAAGCGGATCTCCAGCGCGAGTCTCGGACTGGACGACCTCGCGGCCCTGTCGGCCGCGATCGAGGAACGGCTGGCCGAGGGGGCCGACGGAGCCGTCGTCGTACAGGGAACCGACACCCTCGAGGAGACCGCGTTCCTGCTGGACCTGTGGCACACCGGGCCGCAGCCGCTCGTCGTCACCGGGGCGATGCGCTCCCCCGCCCACGCCGGTCCGGACGGCCCCGCCAATCTGCTGGCGTCGATCCGCGTCGCCGCGTCGGACACGGCGAGCGGCGAGGGCGCGCTGGTCGTGATGAACGACGAGATCCACGCGGCGCGGCGGGTCCTGAAGACCCACAGCTCGTCCCCCGCGGCGTTCCAGTCACCCAACGGTGGGCCGCTGGGCTATGTGGTGGAGGGCGACCCCCGCATCGTCAACCGCCTGGAGCGCCGGGTGGCGATGCCGCGTCCCCAGTCGGCGGACTGGCCTCGCGTCGGCCTGGTCACCGTGACGCTCGCCGACGACGGATACTCCTTGCGTGGCGCGGAGGAATTGGACGCGTTGGTCGTCGCGGGATTCGGCGGGGGGCACGTGCCGGCGCACCTGGCCGAAACGCTGGGTGCGCTGGCGGCGCGGGTTCCCGTCGTCCTGGCCTCCCGCACCGGTGGCGGTTCGGTCATGAGCAGCACCTACGGATTCCCCGGATCGGAGAGCGACTTGTTGGACCGTGGGCTCATCGGTGCGGGGTTCCTGGCACCGCTGAAGGCGCGGGTCCTGCTGCTCGCTCTGCTGTCCGTGGCCAGTGACGGCGCGGCCATCAGCGCGGCGTTCGAAGCCATCGGGGGAATGCCACCCCGCGACACCGAGGACGAATAA
- a CDS encoding tryptophan--tRNA ligase, translating to MTDSTRKTSLTGIKPTGDPHLGNLIGAIRPGLRLAESYDALYFIADYHALTTIRDAAEIRNYTRSVASAWIAAGLDPERITIYRQSDVPETFELAWVLSCVTAKGLMNRAHAYKAARDRNLEAGDADLDAGVNMGLFNYPVLMAADILIMDTDVVPVGRDQAQHVEYAADIAGSFNHAFGETVRVPSSVIPSEETGRTLPGIDGRKMSKSYGNTIPLLAPEKQLKKLVRRIATDSTAVEEPKDPDSSAVFQLLEQFASPEVTADARKRLEAGGTGWGDLKNELFEVLNPQLEPIRERYAELMAPGSDLDEILAAGAVQARARAHTVLTRVREATGIG from the coding sequence ATGACAGACTCCACACGCAAGACGTCCCTCACCGGCATCAAGCCGACAGGTGACCCGCATCTCGGCAACCTCATCGGTGCGATCCGTCCCGGCCTGCGACTGGCGGAGTCCTACGACGCCCTGTACTTCATCGCCGACTACCACGCGCTCACCACGATCCGGGACGCCGCGGAGATCCGGAACTACACGCGTTCGGTGGCCTCGGCGTGGATCGCGGCGGGTCTGGATCCGGAGCGGATCACCATCTACCGGCAGTCGGACGTGCCGGAGACCTTCGAGCTGGCCTGGGTGCTGTCCTGCGTCACCGCCAAGGGCCTCATGAACCGGGCCCACGCCTACAAGGCCGCGCGGGACCGCAACCTCGAGGCGGGCGACGCCGACCTCGACGCCGGCGTCAACATGGGGTTGTTCAACTATCCCGTGCTGATGGCCGCCGACATCCTGATCATGGACACCGACGTGGTTCCGGTCGGCCGGGACCAGGCGCAGCACGTGGAGTACGCGGCGGACATCGCCGGGTCCTTCAACCACGCCTTCGGTGAGACGGTGCGGGTCCCCAGCTCGGTCATCCCGAGTGAGGAGACCGGGCGCACCCTGCCGGGGATCGACGGCCGCAAGATGAGCAAGAGCTACGGCAACACCATTCCGCTGCTGGCGCCGGAGAAGCAACTGAAGAAGCTGGTACGGCGGATCGCCACCGACAGCACGGCGGTCGAGGAGCCCAAGGACCCGGACTCCTCCGCGGTGTTCCAACTCCTGGAGCAGTTCGCGTCCCCGGAGGTCACGGCGGACGCGCGCAAGCGGTTGGAGGCCGGCGGCACGGGGTGGGGTGACCTGAAGAACGAGCTGTTCGAGGTGCTCAACCCCCAGCTCGAGCCGATTCGCGAGCGCTACGCGGAGCTGATGGCGCCGGGGAGCGACCTCGACGAGATCCTCGCGGCCGGTGCCGTGCAGGCCCGTGCCCGCGCGCACACCGTTCTCACCCGGGTCCGCGAGGCGACCGGCATCGGCTGA